A single region of the Eleginops maclovinus isolate JMC-PN-2008 ecotype Puerto Natales chromosome 16, JC_Emac_rtc_rv5, whole genome shotgun sequence genome encodes:
- the LOC134878253 gene encoding oxysterol-binding protein-related protein 7-like, with translation MHRYPPHFAQMDPQVVPPPLSSSQSVMSGLDKSPASTFRPGHSRSSSTGSSKHSKQGRNWEVMDDLQPHDMYSAPSSSVDLSIPGICEGYLMKRRKYPLKGWHKRYFMLEKGILKYSKTQQDIQRGKLHGSLDVSLAVMSINKKSKGIDLDAGDNIYHLKAKSHDIFYIWLTKLCAHRVFRKNEAMSVHHGVLHALSMGPSTLPTMASIAQSSSATPPYYASSASVYPREMSIPAPAVASNPGVTSKVSAWLQQTHDIDATSNDLARCQAELTELAQLIQRLRWLEGGLPITNTDLEMRISMQNLSLEKPKRKTGKGFGHSRTMSRVEAMGGMFTSSHLSSNGSTGIGSSVKSIPDYVYTQLSNPQVTSPEAKKLQQDICASSQRVHASLKSVHEILSLERERLRQAWTGPDLRHNTSQQLATLCNTMSELDIQSRLTKVHSLSLSSDSSEESFCTVRLDQRTPSLSRQCHRTPSVAESMAEYFDASEVIVCESSSEAEASDESGMSDITTTTNSEPEEGHTTATLNYRASLSNADNPSPVLTNTGRRTVLLASGTDNSHIGIMNILYNNIGKDLSRISMPVALNEPLSLLQRLSEELEYSELLDIANTIDDPYERMVYVAVFSISGYAWATWRNRYKPFNPVLGETYESHREDRGFKFLSEQVCHHPPMSACHAESKNFTFWQDQRWKNKFWGKSMEIISSGLVNVSLPRYGDHYEWNKAVTCIHNVLSQERWLEHYGEVVIKNTKDDTCTCKITFVKSRYWSSANSKNEVQGVVLDRDGEVVHRFGGLWHEGIFCDTLSTPKCIWKPNVQPDDYAQFYGFSRYARELNELTPELKAVLPPTDTRFRPDQRLLEEGKVAEADKKKDEVEEKQRERRKEMAKTGEEHVSRFFSKTVDEAGREVWRTNNTYWKVRQEPGFAYTDNLDLWC, from the exons ATGCATCGCTACCCTCCTCACTTTGCACAAATGGACCCTCAGGTGGTTCCGCCGCCTCTGAGCAGCAGCCAGTCTGTGATGAGTGGCCTCGACAAATCTCCAGCCAGCACCTTCAGACCTGGCCACTCgcgcagcagcagcaccggCTCCTCCAAACACTCCAAGCAG GGCCGTAACTGGGAGGTGATGGACGATCTGCAGCCTCATGACATGTACTCAGCGCCCAGCTCCTCTGTGGACCTCAGCATCCCTGGCATCTGTGAGGGCTacctgatgaagaggaggaagtacCCGCTCAAAGGCTGGCACAAG agATACTTCATGTTGGAGAAAGGAATTCTCAAGTACTCAAAGACGCAGCAAGAT ATTCAGAGAGGGAAGCTGCATGGCTCTCTGGACGTCAGCCTGGCTGTGATGTCCATCAACAAGAAGTCCAAAGGCATAGACCTGGATGCTGGAGACAACATCTACCACCTCAAG GCAAAGAGCCATGACATCTTCTACATCTGGTTGACGAAGCTGTGTGCACATCGTGTCTTCAGGAAGAACGAGGCGATGAGCGTCCACCATGGCGTCCTTCACGCTCTCTCCATGGGTCCCAGCACTTTGCCCACCATGGCTTCAATCGCTCAGTCCAGCAGTGCCACG CCTCCTTACTATGCCAGCTCGGCATCAGTTTACCCGCGAGAGATGTCAATCCCTGCCCCCGCCGTGGCCTCGAACCCAGGGGTGACCAGCAAGGTGTCGGCATGGCTGCAGCAGACCCACGACATCGACGCCACCTCCAACG ACCTGGCTCGCTGTCAGGCAGAGCTGACGGAGCTGGCCCAGCTGATCCAGAGACTCCGCTGGCTGGAAGGAGGCCTGCCCATCACCAACACAGACCTGGAGATGAGAATCAGCATGCAG AATCTGTCCCTGGAGAAACCCAAGAGGAAGACGGGGAAAGGATTTGGTCACTCCAGGACTATGTCCCGCGTCGAAGCCATGGGGGGAATG ttcacCTCCAGCCACCTCAGTTCCAATGGCAGCACTGGCATTGGATCCTCTGTTAAGTCCATCCCAGACTACGTTTACACTCAGCTGTCCAACCCTCAGGTCACATCACCCGAGGCCAAGAAGCTCCAACAGGACATCTGCGCCTCGTCTCAGAGAG TCCACGCGTCTCTCAAGTCCGTCCATGAGATCCTGTCCTTGGAGAGAGAGCGGCTGAGGCAGGCCTGGACTGGCCCAGACCTTAGGCACAACACCTCCCAACAGCTCGCTACACTCTGCAACACAATGTCTGAG CTTGACATACAGTCCCGTCTGACCAAAGTCCACTCCCTTTCCCTGTCCTCTGACTCTTCTGAGGAATCATTCTGCACCGTCCGTCTTGACCAG aggacgcCATCATTGAGCCGTCAGTGTCACCGCACGCCCTCCGTGGCCGAATCCATGGCCGAGTACTTTGACGCCAGCGAGGTGATCGTGTGCGAGAGCTCATCAGAGGCCGAGGCGTCAGACGAGTCGGGCATGAGtgacatcaccaccaccaccaactcTGAGCCGGAGGAGGGACATA ccACAGCCACCCTCAACTACAGGGCCAGTCTGAGCAACGCGGACAACCCCAGCCCAGTGCTCACCAATACTG GCCGTCGCACTGTCCTCCTCGCCTCAGGAACCGACAACAGCCACATCGGCATCATGAACATCCTGTACAACAACATCGGGAAGGACCTGTCCAGAATCTCCATGCCGGTCGCTCTCAACGAGCCgctgtctctgctgcagagactcAGTGAAGAGCTGGAGTACTCGGAGCTGCTGGACATCGCCAACACCATCGATGATCCATACGAGAGGATG GTTTACGTGGCGGTGTTCTCTATCTCTGGATATGCCTGGGCGACCTGGAGGAATCGCTATAAGCCCTTCAATCCTGTCCTGGGAGAAACCTACGAGAGTCACAGAGAAGACCGGGGCTTCAAATTCCTCAGTGAGCAG GTCTGCCATCACCCGCCCATGTCTGCCTGCCACGCTGAGTCAAAGAATTTCACTTTCTGGCAAG atCAGAGATGGAAGAACAAGTTCTGGGGGAAGTCTATGGAGATCATCTCTTCTGGACTGGTCAATGTTTCCCTGCCCCG gtacgGGGATCACTATGAATGGAACAAGGCAGTGACGTGTATACACAACGTGCTGAGTCAGGAGCGCTGGTTGGAGCACTACGGGGAGGTGGtcatcaaaaacacaaaggacGACACTTGCACCTGCAAAATCACCTTTGTCAAg TCCCGCTACTGGAGCTCAGCCAACAGTAAGAACGAGGTCCAGGGCGTGGTTCTGGACCGGGATGGAGAGGTGGTTCATCGCTTCGGAGGGCTGTGGCACGAAGGCATTTTCTGTGACACCCTGTCCACACCAAAGTGCATCTGGAAGCCCA ACGTGCAGCCCGATGACTACGCCCAGTTCTACGGCTTCTCCCGCTACGCCAGAGAACTGAACGAGCTGACGCCTGAGCTGAAGGCCGTCCTCCCCCCCACAGACACTCGCTTCAGACCAGACCAGAG gctgctggaggaggggAAGGTCGCAGAAGCAGATAAAAAGAAGGATGAGgtggaggagaagcagagggagaggaggaaggagatggCCAAAACGGGGGAGGAGCACGTCTCGCGGTTCTTCAG TAAAACTGTGGATGAGGCGGGCAGAGAGGTGTGGCGCACCAACAACACCTACTGGAAGGTGCGCCAAGAGCCCGGCTTCGCCTACACTGACAACCTGGACCTGTGGTGCTGA